A genomic window from Vicia villosa cultivar HV-30 ecotype Madison, WI unplaced genomic scaffold, Vvil1.0 ctg.001498F_1_1, whole genome shotgun sequence includes:
- the LOC131635481 gene encoding uncharacterized protein LOC131635481 has protein sequence MSRAPILIKDMVQGNQVWKMLIRVIDVWVVKEKTGSQHLEFIIQDGKGDRIHAISRSRDFQYWIEQVKEHETYSLYNGEPVINDGPLKVCSNPLKLLFNGGTTMTNLEIPEIPSHRNNFHPIADFLKGSYKPDMLYDVIGVFQDVLKTQMGGGGRKSCVNITLRDIEGNVIEVALWDDYCKQFMNYNTPGKMVGPTIIVLTHAWCKINTVSGARSLSNAWSGSRLLINVEHPQIDEFKASLYLIPVKTISFDYIILISYGGTGKFQCAFAVLDL, from the exons TGCTCCGATACTCATTAAGGATATGGTCCAGGGAAATCAAGTCTGGAAGATGCTGATAAGGGTTATTGAtgtgtgggttgttaaggaaaaAACAGGATCACAACACCTTGAGTTCATCATTCAAGATGGAAAG GGTGATCGGATTCATGCCATTTCTAGGAGCAGAGACTTCCAATATTGGATCGAACAAGTCAAAGAGCATGAAACATATTCCCTCTATAATGGAGAGCCTGTTATCAATGATGGACCTCTCAAAGTGTGTTCTAACCCACTAAAACTTCTATTCAACGGAGGTACTACCATGACCAATTTGGAAATACCAGAAATACCGAGTCACAGAAATAACTTTCACCCTATTGCCGATTTTCTCAAGGGAAGCTACAAACCTGACATGTTATACG ATGTGATTGGTGTTTTTCAAGATGTGCTTAAGACGCAAATGGGTGGTGGTGGAAGGAAGTCTTGCGTCAATATCACTCTGCGTGATATTGAAGGAAACGTGATCGAGGTTGCCTTGTGGGATGATTACTGCAAACAGTTTATGAACTACAATACCCCTGGCAAGATGGTTGGTCCTACTATTATTGTCTTAACACATGCATGGTGCAAGATAAACACAG TTTCTGGAGCACGGAGTCTCTCAAATGCATGGAGTGGCTCAAGACTTCTCATTAATGTGGAACATCCCCAAATTGATGAATTCAAAGCAAG TTTGTATTTGATCCCTGTCAAAACAATATCTTTTGACTATATTATACTTATCAGCTATGGAGGAACTGGAAAATTCCAATGCGCCTTCGCTGTCCTTGACTTGTGA